The genomic stretch GCACCGGCCAGTCTGCAAGTTGAAGTACAGCCCTTTATTGAAGATATGGCCAAAGCCTATTCTGATGCCGATCTGGTGATTTGCCGTGCCGGAGCTTTGACCGTAACTGAAATTGCCACTGCCGGGGTAGCTGCGATTTTTGTGCCGCTTCCAAGTGCGGTCGATGATCACCAGACGGCCAATGCCGGTTTTCTGGCCAATATCAATGCGGCAAAGATTTGCCCGCAGGCCACGATGACTCCGGAAAGTTTAAAAACATTATTAGAGCCGATGCTGAATCGCCAGCTGTTAATGGAAATGGCCGTGAAAGCACGCCGACAGGCTCAACCTGATGCGACTCAACATGTGGTCCGTTTAATTCAAGAATTGTAATCCGAGTAAACTATGTCTCCAACAACCCCAGCTGAACAAGCGAAAAAATTAATCAAAGTGCCGGAAATGCGCCGTATCAAACACATTCATTTTGTGGGGATCGGTGGTGCAGGCATGTGTGGTATTGCAGAAGTGCTGAAAAACCAAGGCTACAAAGTGTCTGGTTCAGATATCAAGGCTTCTAAGACCACAGCGCAGCTGGAAGCAAACGGGATTAAAGTCTATATCGGACATACTGCAAATAATATTAAAGGTGCTAATGTGATCGTGGTGTCTACCGCGATTGATCAGGAAAACCCGGAAATTAAAACTGCGATTGAAAATCGTATCCCTGTGGTTCGCCGCGCGGAAATGCTGGGTGAACTGATGCGTTACCGTCATGGTATTGCCGTTGCCGGCACGCATGGCAAGACCACGACCACCAGCCTGATCACCTGTATGCTGGCTGAAGAAAACATGGATCCAACCTATGTGATCGGTGGTTTACTGAACCGTACCGGTATGAACGCAGCCTTGGGTGCCAGCCGTTATATCGTGGCCGAAGCCGATGAGTCAGATGCTTCTTTCCTGCACCTGGAACCGATGGCTGCCGTGGTGACCAATATTGATGCCGATCATATGGATACCTATGGCGGTAGCTTCGATGTCCTGAAAGATACCTTTATCCAGTTCCTACAAAAATTGCCATTTTACGGCTTGGCCGTAGTCTGTGGTGATGATGCCAATATCCGTGAAATCATGCCGCGAATTGCACGTCCGTTACTGACTTATGGTTTCAATGAAGACAATGACATCCGCGCAGTAGATGTTGATCAGGATGGCATGCAAACCCACTTTACCGTATTGCGTAAAGAGCGTGAGCCATTGCGTGTAACGGTCAACCAGCCAGGTTTGCATAATGTGCTGAATGCCCTGGCCGCGATTGGTATAGCAACCGATGAAGGCGTGTCGGATGCTTCAATCTGCCGTGCACTGGAAGGTTTTAGTGGTGTGGGTCGCCGCTTTGAAGTTCAGGGTGAGTTTGAAATTGACGGTGGTAATGTGAAACTGGTGGATGACTATGGTCACCATCCAAAAGAAGTGGAAGCGACGATTAAAGCCGCGCGTCAGAGTCATCCAGACCGTCGCCTGGTGATGATGTTCCAGCCACATCGTTTTAGTCGTACCCGTGACTGTTTTGATGATTTTGTGGAAGTGCTTTCGACTGTAGACCAATTGTTGTTGCTGGATGTTTATCCTGCCGGTGAAAAACCGATTGTCGGGGCGGATAGCCGTAGTTTAGCCCGCAGCATTCGTTTACGTGGCGAAGTTGAGCCGATTCTGGTTGATGCGGCGGACGGCAACCTGAATCAGATCATGAGAAAAGTATTGCAAGCAAATGACTTGTTATTAACCCAGGGCGCAGGTAATGTTGGAGCAATCTCAGTCGAACTTGCACAAAATCACTTATATATAAAATAGTCATCTTGTGTGACTGAATTGAATTGACCAGATTGAAAAAAGTTTAAGGATATAAACGTGTCAAATGCTTCAAAATTCGGAAAAGTTGCCGTGTTGCTTGGTGGTAAATCTGCAGAGCGTGAGGTTTCTCTAGACAGTGGTACGGCGGTACTTGAGGCATTAGTGCGTTCAGGGGTCAATGCAGAAGCGTTTGACCCGCAGCAGCGTAGTGTCACAGAGCTGGTAAATTATGATCGTGCTTTCATTGTATTGCATGGACGTGGCGGGGAAGATGGCCAGATCCAGGGCGCACTGGAATGGTTAAACGTACCGTATACCGGTACGGGCGTACAAGGTTCTGCGATCGGCATGGACAAGGTCAAGACCAAGCAGGTCTGGCAGGGTTCGGAATTGCCGACAGCGCCGTATCGCATTGTCACCAAAGATTCTGATGCGACCGACATTGTTAATGCTTTAGGTTTGCCTTTGATTATCAAGCCGGTACATGAAGGTTCCAGTATCGGCATGAGCAAGGTTGAGAAAATTGAAGACTTTGCAGAAGCAATTGCCAAGGCAACTGAACATGATGCTGTGGTGATGGCAGAAAAATGGATTACCGGCCGTGAATATACCATTGTGGTTTTAAATGGTCAGGCGCTGCCGGTGATTCGCCTTGAACCACCTCAAGATGTCGCTTTCTACGATTATGAAGCGAAATATCAGCGTAATGATGTGCAATATGGCATTCCATGTGGTCTGACTGAAGCTGAAGAGCAACAGTTAAAAGCCTTAAGTCTGCGTGCGTTCCAAGCGGTAGGTGCCAGCGGTTGGGGCCGGATTGATGCCATGCAGGATGAACAGGGCAATTTCTGGTTGCTGGAAGTCAATACTGTACCGGGCATGACCAGTCATTCTTTGGTGCCAAAAGCGGCAGCAGCAGTCGGTTACAGTTTTGATGAGCTGTGTGTTGCGATTCTGGAACAGACCTTGACTGGTTCGGCACACTAAATATGGCTCAACTTCCTGTTTCCATGCGCCGTAAACGTGCTGCGATTACTTCAATTCACGACAAGCCGCCAACACGCAAAGAAAAGCTGACCAATTTTGGTGGCTGGTTATTGTTGTGTATTGCGCTACTGGTGCTGGCCTTTGGAATATTGGGCTTATATAAAGTCATGACCAATAGTGACGTGGCAGAGCTGGGTGTCGTGGGTACGCGCTCGGCTGCTGAACAGCGTCAGGTCATGCAGTATGTGTCACCGATTGTGACCGAAAACTATTTTACTTCGGATTTGGAAGCGATCCGTGATCGTACCCTGGAATTGTCCTGGGTAGATCGGGTTGTGGTTTCCCGAGCCTGGCCAAATGGCATTCGGGTGCGGGTGATGCCGCATCATGCGATTGCGCGTTGGGGAACGGGACGTTTATTGAGTGACAGTGGTGTGATTTTCACGGAAGTCACACCCAAGAATTATCAGGCATTACCGTTACTACATGGGCCGGCGAGCCATGCAGAAACCATGATGCGTCGTTATAATGAAATTAATCAATTATTTTTGCCACAAGGCATTCGTCTAAAAGAATTATATCTCACCGAGCGAATGACCTGGTTTATGCAGTTTGATTCGGGTTTAAGAATAATTGTGGATAAAGATCAGACCATGAGCAAATTACAACGCCTGAGCCATCTGTCTCAGAGCGATCTAAAGCCAGTCTGGTCTAAAATTTCGGCCATCGACCTGCGTTATCGCAATGGATTGTCGATCCAGTGGAAAAATTCAATTCCGCCTAAAATTGTAAATGGACATTTTATTGTAACCATTGATGACACGGGCGTTGAGAATAAGGTAACAGTAAAGCCATAATGACCGGCTTTAAAAAATAGAGGCATTTAAAGCCATAAATCTAACAAACACGTAATGGTAGTAGTGAATAATGAGTGAAGCTGTTCCCTCGGTTGTGGCGATTGACATTGGGACACACAAAGTTTCAGTTTTGATTGGCAAGGTACACGCGCCAGACAATATCCAAGTGATTGGTATGGCCACCGCTCGTAACCGAGGCATGAGTAAAGGGAAAATTGTCAGTCTCGATAAAGTTATTACTGCAATTAAAAATGCCGTTCAAGAAGCAGAAGATATGGCGGAATGTCGTGTACATTCTGCTTGGGTCTCTATTCCAAGTGCCGAATTAAAAAGCTTTTATGCTTCAGGTCGTACCTCGATCGACAATAGCGAACATGCGATTACCACCAGTGAAGTGGTGCGTGCACTGGAATTGGCCAAAGCCAGTCATTTGACTTCAGATCATTATCTGGTCAGTGCTGTGCCTCTGGGTTTTGAGCTGGATGATTCACCGGAATGGGTGCTAAACCCGATTCGTATGTCGGCACATAGCATGACCGGGCATTATCATCTGATGATGCTACCGATTAGTACCATGCAGAATATTGATCGCGCCCTGAAAGGTGCCAATATTGGCGTAGAAAAAATGGTGGTGTCGAGCCTGGCCACTGCTGAAGCCAGCCTGCTCAAAGATGAAAAAGAATATGGCGTGTGTCTGGTGGATATCGGTGCTGGCACGACCAATGTTGCGGTGTATGTAGATGGTCGTTTGGCTCTAACCCATACCTTCCAGCGTGGCGGTGAACATGTGACCCGCGATATTGCAGCAGTATTGCAAACCACGACCGAAGAAGCTGAACGCCTGAAATTATTGTATGGCTGTGTCGACCTGAAAGTGGTCAAGCCGGACCATATGATTCAGTTCCAGGGGATTGACGGGCCGCAAACCATCAGCCGGATTGAACTGACTGAAATCATCATGGCGCGTTATGAAGAAATTTTAGGTTTAGTACGTGATGAGCTGGTGAAAAATGGTGCCATCCAGGGCTTGTATCATGGTGTGGTATTGACCGGTGATGCCAGTCATATCGAAGGGATGGTGAGTTTTGTTCGCCGTACCATGGGGGTCTCGGCGCATTTAGGTAATCCGCCGACTCAGGTGTATGCAGACGAACAACATCAGGCTGCTTTACGTCGCTCGCAATATAGTACGGTGGCTGGCTTGCTGATGTTTAGTCAGAGTGATACCCAGGACACGATTGTGGAACAGGATGATGTAGAGCGGTTGTCATTGGCTAAGCGGGTCAAAAGAGCCTTGTTTGGCTTTAATGACACCCTGAAATCAATCTTTTAAGTCGATTTTTATTGTGAATATTGTTGGGAAGATGTAGTTAATCGGGCTTGTACTTGACAAGTGAACGCATGAGCAGCATTCTTAAAAACAATTTTATTAAGATTAAGGCAGTATACGGGCTTAGTGACTGCCAATTATGAATTAGGAATTTTATAGGTCATGGCCTCATTTGAATTTTTCGAAGACGATCATAGCGATAGCAATGGTCAAGCCCGTTTCACTGTGTTTGGTGTAGGTGGTGCGGGTGGTAATGCTGTACAACATATGTTGCAGTCCGATATCCAGGGCGTAAAGTTTGTTTGTGCCAATACGGACAAGCAGGCATTGGATCGCATGGAAGCCGAATTTAAAATTCAGCTGGGCGAGCAAAGTACCCGTGGTTTGGGTGCAGGTGCAAATCCGCAAGTCGGCCAGACAGCAGCAGAAGAAAGCCGTGAACTGATCCGCCAGCAGCTTGAAGGGACCGATATGGTCTTTGTTACTGCGGGTATGGGCGGTGGTACCGGTACCGGTGCGGCGCCAGTCGTGGCTGAAATTGCGAAAGAAATGGGTATCTTGACCGTTGGTGTCGTGACCACGCCATTTAACTTTGAAGGCAAACGCCGTCTACAGTCTGCCGAAAAAGGCATCGAAGCCCTTGAGCAGCATGTAGACTCATTAATCATCATTCCAAACCAGCGTCTATTGAAAGTCTTCCGTGATATTTCAATGAAAGATGCATATAAAAAAGCAGATGATGTGTTACTGAATGCAGTACGCAGTATTTTTGATTTGGTAGTCCGTCCTGGTCATATCAACCTTGACTTTGCTGACTTGAAAACAGCCATGAGCACACGTGGTTATGCCATGATGGGTGTCGGTCTGGGTCGTGGTGAGAACCGTGCACGTCAGGCTGCTGAACAGGCAATCCGTAGTCCATTACTCGACAACGTGACTATCATGAATGCTAAAGGTATTCTGATCAACGTGACTGGTGGCGATGATGTGACTTTCGGCGAAATTGAAGAAATTACCGATGTCGTGAACCAGATTGTCGATTTAGATGAAGGTCAGGTGTTCTACGGTACCGTTTTTGATCCGGATGCGCGTGATGAAATCAGCGTGACTGTGATTGCAACAGGTCTAACCCGTCATGCAGCGGATTCAGTTGAACCGACCAAACGTACCAATGTACAACAGGCAACTCGTCCAGCAGCAGCTGCACAGGCTGTGGTAGAAGATGATGATGTACCGGCAATTCAGCGTCAGCAGCATGAAACAGGTGCAGCAGCGAATCCAGCAGCAGCTTCAGTTTCTAGCCCGCGCCCAACGCCAATGAGCATTCAGGATTATCTTAAGAATCAACAGCGTAAATAACATGTAACATCATGTGTTTAGATGGATTAGACAGGAAAGGTGGCTTTTAAGCCACCTTTTTGTTTTTTATCAATGGCCAAATATGCTAACGTATAGCGGTTTTATAGATGAACAGATGATAAAAGCATGTTGAAACAACGTACCCTAAAACGTGTCGTGAAAGCGAGCGGAATCGGTCTTCACAGTGGGCAAAAAGTCATGATTAACTTTGTGCCGCACCATGCCGATGGGGGAATTGTGTTTCGTCGTATAGACCTGACTCCGCCGGTGGACATTCCTGCTGATGCCATGCTGATTCAGGAAGCCTTTATGTGCTCAAACCTGGTTCAGGAAAATGCCAAAGTAGGCACCATTGAACATGTCATGAGTGCGATCGCTGGTCTGGGCATTGATAACCTAATTATTGAAGTATCGGCTTCTGAAGTCCCGATTATGGACGGCAGTGCAGGTCCGTTTATTTACCTGTTGATGCAGGGCGGTTTGCAAGAGCTGGATGCTGCTAAAAAATTCGTCAAGATTATTAAACCGGTTGAAGCACTGATTGATGACAAACGTGCCATTTTTAGCCCACATGAGGGCTTTCAGCTGAACTTCACCATTGATTTTGATCATCCTGCCTTTAAAAAAGAACATCAGTCTGCCAGTATCGATTTTTCTACTGAAACCTTCGTTTATGAAGTCAGTGAAGCGCGTACCTTTGGTTTTATGAAAGATCTGGATTATCTCAAAGCCAATAACCTGGCGCTGGGTGCCAGTCTGGAAAATGCCATTGGTGTGGATGAAACCGGGGTCGTTAATGAAGAAGGTTTACGTTTCTCGGACGAATTTGTACGTCATAAAATTCTGGATGCCGTGGGTGATTTATACCTGCTCGGACATCAGATTATTGCCAAATTTGATGGTTACAAATCTGGACATGCCTTGAATAATCAACTTTTACGCAATGTGAAAAGTGATCCAAGCTGCTATGAAATTGTAACATTTGATGACGAAGCCAATTGTCCAATCATGTATGTGAATGTGACATAAGTCATTGTGTTTGTGTCTTTATGTTTTTGTTATTGCTTTAATACTGTGACACACATCACATAATGTTCGCTTTTTAATTTATTACATTTGATTGCGATGTTACTTTTTATTGCTTGCCAAACG from Acinetobacter lwoffii encodes the following:
- a CDS encoding D-alanine--D-alanine ligase; translated protein: MSNASKFGKVAVLLGGKSAEREVSLDSGTAVLEALVRSGVNAEAFDPQQRSVTELVNYDRAFIVLHGRGGEDGQIQGALEWLNVPYTGTGVQGSAIGMDKVKTKQVWQGSELPTAPYRIVTKDSDATDIVNALGLPLIIKPVHEGSSIGMSKVEKIEDFAEAIAKATEHDAVVMAEKWITGREYTIVVLNGQALPVIRLEPPQDVAFYDYEAKYQRNDVQYGIPCGLTEAEEQQLKALSLRAFQAVGASGWGRIDAMQDEQGNFWLLEVNTVPGMTSHSLVPKAAAAVGYSFDELCVAILEQTLTGSAH
- the ftsZ gene encoding cell division protein FtsZ; amino-acid sequence: MASFEFFEDDHSDSNGQARFTVFGVGGAGGNAVQHMLQSDIQGVKFVCANTDKQALDRMEAEFKIQLGEQSTRGLGAGANPQVGQTAAEESRELIRQQLEGTDMVFVTAGMGGGTGTGAAPVVAEIAKEMGILTVGVVTTPFNFEGKRRLQSAEKGIEALEQHVDSLIIIPNQRLLKVFRDISMKDAYKKADDVLLNAVRSIFDLVVRPGHINLDFADLKTAMSTRGYAMMGVGLGRGENRARQAAEQAIRSPLLDNVTIMNAKGILINVTGGDDVTFGEIEEITDVVNQIVDLDEGQVFYGTVFDPDARDEISVTVIATGLTRHAADSVEPTKRTNVQQATRPAAAAQAVVEDDDVPAIQRQQHETGAAANPAAASVSSPRPTPMSIQDYLKNQQRK
- the ftsA gene encoding cell division protein FtsA, translating into MSEAVPSVVAIDIGTHKVSVLIGKVHAPDNIQVIGMATARNRGMSKGKIVSLDKVITAIKNAVQEAEDMAECRVHSAWVSIPSAELKSFYASGRTSIDNSEHAITTSEVVRALELAKASHLTSDHYLVSAVPLGFELDDSPEWVLNPIRMSAHSMTGHYHLMMLPISTMQNIDRALKGANIGVEKMVVSSLATAEASLLKDEKEYGVCLVDIGAGTTNVAVYVDGRLALTHTFQRGGEHVTRDIAAVLQTTTEEAERLKLLYGCVDLKVVKPDHMIQFQGIDGPQTISRIELTEIIMARYEEILGLVRDELVKNGAIQGLYHGVVLTGDASHIEGMVSFVRRTMGVSAHLGNPPTQVYADEQHQAALRRSQYSTVAGLLMFSQSDTQDTIVEQDDVERLSLAKRVKRALFGFNDTLKSIF
- the murC gene encoding UDP-N-acetylmuramate--L-alanine ligase is translated as MSPTTPAEQAKKLIKVPEMRRIKHIHFVGIGGAGMCGIAEVLKNQGYKVSGSDIKASKTTAQLEANGIKVYIGHTANNIKGANVIVVSTAIDQENPEIKTAIENRIPVVRRAEMLGELMRYRHGIAVAGTHGKTTTTSLITCMLAEENMDPTYVIGGLLNRTGMNAALGASRYIVAEADESDASFLHLEPMAAVVTNIDADHMDTYGGSFDVLKDTFIQFLQKLPFYGLAVVCGDDANIREIMPRIARPLLTYGFNEDNDIRAVDVDQDGMQTHFTVLRKEREPLRVTVNQPGLHNVLNALAAIGIATDEGVSDASICRALEGFSGVGRRFEVQGEFEIDGGNVKLVDDYGHHPKEVEATIKAARQSHPDRRLVMMFQPHRFSRTRDCFDDFVEVLSTVDQLLLLDVYPAGEKPIVGADSRSLARSIRLRGEVEPILVDAADGNLNQIMRKVLQANDLLLTQGAGNVGAISVELAQNHLYIK
- a CDS encoding cell division protein FtsQ/DivIB; translation: MAQLPVSMRRKRAAITSIHDKPPTRKEKLTNFGGWLLLCIALLVLAFGILGLYKVMTNSDVAELGVVGTRSAAEQRQVMQYVSPIVTENYFTSDLEAIRDRTLELSWVDRVVVSRAWPNGIRVRVMPHHAIARWGTGRLLSDSGVIFTEVTPKNYQALPLLHGPASHAETMMRRYNEINQLFLPQGIRLKELYLTERMTWFMQFDSGLRIIVDKDQTMSKLQRLSHLSQSDLKPVWSKISAIDLRYRNGLSIQWKNSIPPKIVNGHFIVTIDDTGVENKVTVKP
- the lpxC gene encoding UDP-3-O-acyl-N-acetylglucosamine deacetylase, with amino-acid sequence MLKQRTLKRVVKASGIGLHSGQKVMINFVPHHADGGIVFRRIDLTPPVDIPADAMLIQEAFMCSNLVQENAKVGTIEHVMSAIAGLGIDNLIIEVSASEVPIMDGSAGPFIYLLMQGGLQELDAAKKFVKIIKPVEALIDDKRAIFSPHEGFQLNFTIDFDHPAFKKEHQSASIDFSTETFVYEVSEARTFGFMKDLDYLKANNLALGASLENAIGVDETGVVNEEGLRFSDEFVRHKILDAVGDLYLLGHQIIAKFDGYKSGHALNNQLLRNVKSDPSCYEIVTFDDEANCPIMYVNVT